A stretch of Acropora palmata chromosome 9, jaAcrPala1.3, whole genome shotgun sequence DNA encodes these proteins:
- the LOC141892199 gene encoding thiosulfate:glutathione sulfurtransferase-like, with protein sequence MVLARFVGSVRSQSFLLSVKNMCTTRSFLWPSDIKKLALSDHCSKRSTATAPLDQWTDISLTELKAMLTAGNIQLFDVREPHELVQTGKIACATNIPLRKVPEAFTMDPDEFEEEFSVKQPQKNDINIVFHCFAGVRSRAAMEAVHQIGFTKARQYPGGYEEWARLVEHSERSEA encoded by the exons ATGGTTCTTGCGCGATTTGTGGGATCTGTTAGAAGTCAAAGTTTTCTGCTGTCTGTGAAAAACATGTGCACTACCAGGTCTTTTCTGTGGCCATCTGATATTAAAAAGCTTGCATTGAGCGACCATTGTTCAAAGAGAAGCACAGCAACAGCTCCACTAGATCAATGGACTGATATTAGTTTAACTGAACTGAAAGCAATGCTGACAGCTGGGAATATACAGCTGTTTGATGTACGAGAACCGCATGAATTGGTGCAGACGGGCAAGATTGCTTGTGCTACAAACATTCCAT TGAGAAAAGTTCCAGAAGCCTTTACAATGGACCCTGATGAATTTGAAGAGGAGTTCAGTGTTAAACAGCCACAGAAAAATGATATAAATATTGTGTTTCACTGTTTTGCTGGAGTAAGGAGCAGAGCAGCCATGGAAGCTGTACATCAAATTGGTTTCACTAA AGCAAGACAGTATCCAGGTGGATATGAGGAGTGGGCTAGGCTTGTAGAACACTCTGAGAGATCTGAGGCATAA
- the LOC141892200 gene encoding thiosulfate:glutathione sulfurtransferase-like isoform X1 yields MAFRQVGKFATSAFSQRYFSLVRAFSANAGPRERIWNCSKEAPGEIHLECLKDMLVDGDIQLFDVRETDEVVSTGKIPLSINIPLNEIVTAFIMSPEEFLSKYNVPKPKVTDENLIFYCRSGKRAEKAVESVEKLGFEKASNFVGGWSEWEFYLKHKPKSMQRIISKEH; encoded by the exons ATGGCTTTTCGTCAAGTTGGAAAATTTGCGACGTCAGCGTTTTCTCAAAGGTACTTTTCACTTGTTCGAGCGTTTTCTGCCAATGCTGGCCCAAGAGAACGCATTTGGAATTGTTCGAAAGAAGCACCGGGTGAAATTCACTTGGAGTGTTTAAAGGATATGCTTGTAGATGGGGACATACAGTTATTTGATGTTCGAGAAACAGACGAGGTGGTATCTACTGGCAAAATACCGTTGTCCATCAACATCCCTT TGAATGAAATTGTTACAGCATTTATAATGAGTCCAGAAGAATTCCTATCTAAATACAATGTTCCCAAACCAAAAGTGACAGATGAAAACCTTATCTTTTACTGTCGATCAGGAAAAAGGGCAGAGAAGGCCGTGGAAAGTGTTGAAAAACTTGGCTTTGAAAA gGCAAGTAATTTTGTTGGAGGCTGGTCAGAATGGGAGTTTTACCTCAAACACAAACCAAAAAGCATGCaaagaattatttcaaaagagCACTGA
- the LOC141892200 gene encoding uncharacterized protein LOC141892200 isoform X2: MAFRQVGKFATSAFSQRYFSLVRAFSANAGPRERIWNCSKEAPGEIHLECLKDMLVDGDIQLFDVRETDEVVSTGKIPLSINIPWQVILLEAGQNGSFTSNTNQKACKELFQKSTEENPMNTRTSNKNHFVEISHHAGCCS; the protein is encoded by the exons ATGGCTTTTCGTCAAGTTGGAAAATTTGCGACGTCAGCGTTTTCTCAAAGGTACTTTTCACTTGTTCGAGCGTTTTCTGCCAATGCTGGCCCAAGAGAACGCATTTGGAATTGTTCGAAAGAAGCACCGGGTGAAATTCACTTGGAGTGTTTAAAGGATATGCTTGTAGATGGGGACATACAGTTATTTGATGTTCGAGAAACAGACGAGGTGGTATCTACTGGCAAAATACCGTTGTCCATCAACATCCCTT gGCAAGTAATTTTGTTGGAGGCTGGTCAGAATGGGAGTTTTACCTCAAACACAAACCAAAAAGCATGCaaagaattatttcaaaagagCACTGAAGAAAATCCCATGAATACAAGAACAAGCaacaaaaatcattttgtAGAAATTTCACACCATGCAGGTTGTTGTTCTTAA